CGTCTTGGCCACTTCCCTTAGCCCCAGGGTCTGTTTTTCGTCGCCAAGGCGGTTGGCGAGGATGACCTCGCCCTTTGCCGCGTCCCTAGGGCCGATTTCCAGGCGCAGCGGCACGCCCTTCATTTCCCAGTCGTTGAACTTCCAGCCGGGGCTCACGCCCTCACGGTCGTCCACCTCGACGCGGACGGCGAGATCTCTCAGGCTCGAGGCGATCTTGTCCACCTCGGCCATGACCGCTTGCCGTGCCGCCGCATCATCCTTGCGGTAGATGGGCACGATGACGACCTGGTAGGGTGCCAGCTTGGGCGGCAGGATGAGGCCACGATCGTCGCCGTGGGCCATGATGACGGCGCCGATCATGCGTGTGGACAAGCCCCAACTCGTGGTGTGGGCGTAGGCCTGGTCGTTGTTGACGTCGTTAAAGGAGATGTCGAAGGCTCGAGCGAAGTTCTCGCCCATGTAGTGGCTGGTTCCCGACTGGAGCGCCTTGCCGTCCCTCATCATCGCCTCGATGGTGTAGGTGTTCAGCGCGCCGGCGAAGCGCTCGCCCTCGGTCTTCTCGCCCTTGACCACGGGAAGGGCGGCGATGGTCTCAGCGAAATCGGCGTAGATGTTCACCATCTGCATGGTCTCCGCGACGGCCTCGTCGGCGCTGGCGTGGGCGGTGTGGCCCTCCTGCCACAAGAACTCGGTGGTGCGCAAAAAGGGCCGGGTGCGCAGTTCCCAGCGCACCACGTTGCACCACTGGTTATAGAGCAGCGGCAGGTCGCGGTAGCTTTGCACCCACTTGCTGTACATCTCGCCGATGATGGTCTCGCTGGTGGGGCGAATCGCTAACGGCTCCTCGAGCGCCTTGCCGCCCGCGTGGGTGACCACCGCGAGTTCGGGCGAAAAGCCCTCGACGTGCTCTTTCTCGCGCTCGAAAAAGCTCATGGGAATCAGCATGGGAAAGTAGAGGTTGACGTGGCCGGTCGCCTTGAACATGCCGTCTAGGCTCGCCTGGATGTTCTCCCAGAGGGCGTAGCCGTAGGGCCTTATCACCATGCTGCCGCGGACGGGGGAGAGGTCGGCCAGGTCGGCCTGGTAGACGATCTCGTTATACCAGGCGCTGAAGTCTTCGCGCTGCGCGGTCAAGCCTTTTGCTTTTGCCATTTTGCCTCCGAAGGACGGTGGGTCTGGGTCGCGGTATGGCGCTCGCCTCTTGCCGCGCCCTAAGCTCGGCCCGGCAAGGGAGAATACCGTGAAAAGCTTGCGTTAGGAATTGTCCGCGCCCGAGCCGCGCCTAGCGGTCGCGCAGGCTCAAGATGGGCCCGCCGTGACGCGACCGGCCGGGCTGGTACGTGGGCCGGTAAGCGTCGGCCCAGCCTGGTGGCAACCGGATGATGGCGGGCGCGGCGAGGACCGCTTCGATGACCTGACCCCCTTGCGGGGGCAGGAAGCCCAGCGGACGGACCCCATACGGGTAAAGCGAGGCCGCCCGGCCGACGCGCGGAGCCGGGCTCGAGTAGGACGCGCTCGCCACCCGAAGCTCGAAGCGCAACTGCAAGAGCTCGAGCAGCAAGTAGAGGCCGAGGGCCAGAAGGGTTTTGCGAAGGTCCGTCACCACGCTAAGGGTAGCAAAACAGGAAGGAAAAATCATGCCAGCGGTAACGATGATAAAGAAGAAGACCCCAACCGGGGCCTTCAAGGTTTTGCTGGTCTAAAGGTTGTTCGGGCGATCAGTTGCCGGGGGTGGTGGGGGCTGGCGTGACCGGCTCCGTCGCGGGATCGGCGGGCGCCACCGCAGGATCGGCGGGCGCGGGGTCGGCAGGCACCGTCTGCGGCGTGGTGGTGTCAGGCGTGGTGGCCGGGGTGTCGGCGGGACCACAGGCGGCGAGCACGAGGCCCGCGGACAAGAAGGTGGAAGCGAGCATCAGTTTGGAGCGCTTGAAAAGTTCTGGCATCATTGACCTCTTTCGGGTTCCCCGCTAGACTGTGGACTTCCTCATCCCAGCCCTAAGCCTAGCGGTGGAGCATGAGTATGAAAAGTGCTTAACCTTAGTTTAATGAGACTCTCACCGCTTTGCAAGCAGGCTTACAAACTCTTCTTGTGGACGTGTGCCGGACCATTTCCTGCTATACTTCGGGTGATGACGCGGCGAATGATGCAGTCCTGCCCTGGTTCCGGATAGGCTGAAACCTAACCGTCACAGGGCGCTGCAAGCAGGCGCCCTTCTTTTTTGTTTGTCCGACCTTTTTTGACTAACCTGCCTGATGATCTTTCCCGAGGAGGAACCATGAGCGACAGCACGCTAACCCAAGACCCGCCAGAGACCGCTACCCGCTACTACGCAACTACGCCGATCTTTTACGTCAACGCCGAGCCGCATATCGGCCACGCCTACACCACCACCCTGGTCGATGTGGTGACGCGCTTTCACCGGCTAAGGGGCGACGACAGCTACTTTTTGACGGGCACCGACGAGCACGGTGAAAGAATGCAGAGGACGGCGGCGGATCAGGGCATGGACCCTCAGCAGTACACCGACAAGATGGCGGCAAAGTTCCGCGGCATCTGGGACAGCCTCGACATCCGCTACGACGACTTTATCCGCACCACCGAGGAGCGCCATAAGCGGGTCGTCGTGAGAATCCTGCAAGACGTTTATGACAAAGGCGACATTATCTTTGGCGAGTACGGGGGGCTCTACTGCGTCGGCTGTGAGCGCTACTACACGGAAAAAGAGCTGATCGGCGGCAAGTGCCCTCAGCACGACACTGTTCCCGAGTACAGAAGCGAGGAAAATTACTTTTTCCGCATGGAAAAGTACCGCCCCTGGTTGCGCGATTACATCGAAGAGAACCCTGACTTCATCCGCCCGGAGCGCTACCGCAACGAGATC
This is a stretch of genomic DNA from Deinococcota bacterium. It encodes these proteins:
- the proS gene encoding proline--tRNA ligase, with translation MAKAKGLTAQREDFSAWYNEIVYQADLADLSPVRGSMVIRPYGYALWENIQASLDGMFKATGHVNLYFPMLIPMSFFEREKEHVEGFSPELAVVTHAGGKALEEPLAIRPTSETIIGEMYSKWVQSYRDLPLLYNQWCNVVRWELRTRPFLRTTEFLWQEGHTAHASADEAVAETMQMVNIYADFAETIAALPVVKGEKTEGERFAGALNTYTIEAMMRDGKALQSGTSHYMGENFARAFDISFNDVNNDQAYAHTTSWGLSTRMIGAVIMAHGDDRGLILPPKLAPYQVVIVPIYRKDDAAARQAVMAEVDKIASSLRDLAVRVEVDDREGVSPGWKFNDWEMKGVPLRLEIGPRDAAKGEVILANRLGDEKQTLGLREVAKTVQTQLQSFHQELYARAEAFRDDNSHLVDDFESFKKHVETGWVYATHCGDAGCEANIQEATKATPRCIPFAGPDAGEACVHCDGKSAYAKRVIFARAY